The following nucleotide sequence is from Atribacterota bacterium.
ATGGATCTTTTTGATTCATTGCATATCACGGATGGCTTACCTATCATTCCTCCTACTGAGGAAAGATTATCCAACATGATGAGTTATTGTCCTTTTAAAAAGGGTGAAGTCCTGGCTCAAAAAATAGGCCCGTCCGGGAAAGACATTACGGTGAAGGATATTGCTGTAGCAGCAGTGATGGCAGGATGCAAACCTGAATATATGCCTATACTAATTACTGCATTTAGATGTATGGCCAATCAAAAATATAATTTTACACAATCAGTGACTACTTCTCATCCTGGTGGAAATTTAGTTCTAGTCAGTGGACCAATAGCACAGGAATTGCATATTCATGGAGGCCAGGGCTGTTTGGGCCCGGGCTTTAGAGCCAATGCTACTATTGGCAGAGCTGTAAATCTTGTACTGATTAATGTATGTCGGTCTGTTCCAGGCATAGCCGATTTAGCCTGTCTCTCTTCTCAAGCAGAATATACTTACTGCTTTGGAGAGGATCCCACATTAACTTCATGGACGACTATTAATCAAGACCATTACGATGCTGAAACCACTGTTGTCTATGTTTTAAAGGCGGAAGGACAACATACGATCATCGAATTTTTAACAAACACAGCAGAGGACTTAATAAAGAGCATCATTGATTGTGCAACGACGTTGGGAAGTAATAATTGTTATTGTACTGGTCCTTTAGTAGTCTGCCTTACACCCGATCATGCGAAGATATTTGAAAAAGACGGATGGAACAAGGAAGTCATTAAGAATTATATTCACCAGACCGTACATTGGCCAAAAGAACAGGTGATTAACAGAGGTTTGGTCCCTGTCCGACCAGCTGGTTTTGAATATTTAGAAGAGATACCAGTGACTAGAAACGCTGAAGATATTCAAGTAGTGGTAGCCGGAGGCAGAGGAGGCCATTCCGCTGTTCTCATACCATGGGCTTTGCACAGCGAAGGCATTATTGAACCGGTGACATTGCCTAATGGGAATATTGCAAAGAGTATTAAAGAATTTATAGTTTAAAGAGAACCAAAAGATTGTACATTGATAATAAAGAATATTATGAAAATTTCCCCCTTGTTTGAAAAACTTTTTAGTATGATTCCTTAAAAAATATTAAATAGGAGGCATTTATTATGAAAAGCAGGTTTATTCCAATAATATTAGTGATTATCAGTTTTGCTGTTAATTTTGGATTTGCTGCTGGAACATCTTCTTTAAATTTCCCTGACGCATCAAAGGATCCAAAAGTCACCCTTTCATGGGGTAATACAGCAGCTGCAGAAGACTTATCTACAAAGGGAATGGAAAGGGTTGCCGAATTAATAAAAGAAAGAAGTGGTGGGTCTCTTATAATAAATACTTTCCCCGCTTCTCAGCTTGGAACTGCTGTTACTCAAATGGAAATGGTAATAGCTGGTAGTATTGATATTTTTACAGAAGGTTCTAATTACATGGCTGATTTTGGTGTTCCTGATCGCAATATAGCTAGCATGTATTTCCAGATTCCAAGTATGGAGCATGCTTTGAAATTTATTAATAGCGATCTTTATAAATCTTGGGAAGATGTATTTTTAGCAAATACTGGATTAAGGACTCTTGCCAGCAACTGGATGCGTCCACCTGTAGTAATTGCATCGAATGTTCCTCTTAACACCTATGAGGATTTTCAAGGATTAAAAATTCGAGCTCTTCCTTCAAAATTTACACTGGCTGCTTTGGAATCAATTGGTACAAACCCCACGGCGGTTGCCTATAATGAAGTGTATTTAGCATTGCAACAAGGTATTATTGATGCGACTATAGCTACACGAGATGCAGTATATAAGATGAATTTTTATCAGGTCTCCAAATATCTTTTAATGTATGAGCTTGGTTATGTAAATTTCTCAGTATGGATGAATGAAAATAAATTTCAGTCTCTGACACAAGCTCAACAAGAAATATTATCCAAAACATGTAAAGAGGTTGGAGATTGGTATGCAGAAACTGTAAGGGAAGAGTTAGATAGCTATGTTGACGAGATGGTTAAGCATGGTATAGAGCTCATTAATCTTCCTGAGGAAGAGATACCAAAATTTAGAGCAGCTACCACCAAACTGATTGAACAATATGAGGAAGATGGAACATTTAGTGCAGGATTGTCTGAGAAATTTTTTAATGCGCTTGGATTGGAAAAATAGGTAGGAAGGATTGCCTACAGGATAAGCCAACCTAATTAGACCATACTATGAATATGAATTTCAAGTTTTTTATTAATAAGGGGGAATTTTAAATTGAGATTGTTGAATTACACAGTCTTCTATATAACAAAAATACTAAAATTCTTAGGAAACATTACCCTAATAGCAATATTGCTTACTATAACCCTCGGTATAGTTAGTCGATATGTATTTAGTAAACCATTTACTTGGACAGAAGAACTTGCTACTTTTTTAATGGTCTGTCTTGGATATATAAGTGCTGCTATAGTAACAGTGGCAAAAAAGCATATTGTAGCTGATTTTTTAATTAAAAGAGTACCACAAAAAATACAAACAATAATGTTGTTTTTAAGTAGATTTATTGCAATTAGTGTATTTGCAATGATTTGTCTAAGTTCATACAAAATGTTAACCACCCCATCTGTTTATAAGAGTGCAGCATTGGGATTGCCGAGGCAAATTTATTACATGCCTCTTTTTTCCATGTCAATATTTATGATTTTTGCGATACTAGTAGATATTCTTAACGATATCTTCCCTGGTTACAATGTCCAAGCGGATGTAAACCGAAAGGAAGAAGAAATGGCTATCAAAGAGGAATTGATAGAGATGAATGACGCCAAAGATAAAATTAACCTGTTCTTACAGGATTCAAAACAGTCTGTTATTGAAGATGAAAAGGATTAATTGAGAAGGGAGTTGTTTATTGTTGGAAAACATATTTATTGTTTTTGGTATTTTTTTATCTTTACTTTTTTTAGGGGTGCCTGTGGTTTTTTCTCTTGGTTTTCCATCATTAGTATGGTTAACAATGAATCCGCATATATCAATTACGATAGCTTCTCAAAATATGATGAGCCAATTACTTTCTTTTACAATAATTGCAATGCCTGGCTTCTTGTTTGTAGGACGCTTAATGAACACCTCGGGAGTTACTGACCGATTATTTCGGTTTTCTATAGCAAT
It contains:
- a CDS encoding TRAP transporter small permease; amino-acid sequence: MRLLNYTVFYITKILKFLGNITLIAILLTITLGIVSRYVFSKPFTWTEELATFLMVCLGYISAAIVTVAKKHIVADFLIKRVPQKIQTIMLFLSRFIAISVFAMICLSSYKMLTTPSVYKSAALGLPRQIYYMPLFSMSIFMIFAILVDILNDIFPGYNVQADVNRKEEEMAIKEELIEMNDAKDKINLFLQDSKQSVIEDEKD
- a CDS encoding TRAP transporter substrate-binding protein, yielding MKSRFIPIILVIISFAVNFGFAAGTSSLNFPDASKDPKVTLSWGNTAAAEDLSTKGMERVAELIKERSGGSLIINTFPASQLGTAVTQMEMVIAGSIDIFTEGSNYMADFGVPDRNIASMYFQIPSMEHALKFINSDLYKSWEDVFLANTGLRTLASNWMRPPVVIASNVPLNTYEDFQGLKIRALPSKFTLAALESIGTNPTAVAYNEVYLALQQGIIDATIATRDAVYKMNFYQVSKYLLMYELGYVNFSVWMNENKFQSLTQAQQEILSKTCKEVGDWYAETVREELDSYVDEMVKHGIELINLPEEEIPKFRAATTKLIEQYEEDGTFSAGLSEKFFNALGLEK